GCACCTTCCTCTCCCAACCGCCTCCTCTACGCCACTCCGGAGCTTTCCCAGTCCCTGCATCTTTCGGGGACCGTTCAGGCCACCATTCGGCTGGCGTCCAACGTGCCTGCGGCGAACCTCTCGGTGTATCTGGTTCAACTTCCTTGGACGGATGGGCCAATCGGGACGTCCAACCTCATCACACGCGGGTGGGCCGACCCTCAGAACGCCAAAGCGCTCACGAAGGGCGGGGACTTCCACTCGATGGAGCGCGGGCAACCCTTGAAGCCGGGCGAATTCGTGACGCTGACCTTCGACCTTCAGCCTGACGACCAGATCATTCCCGCAGGCAAGAGGATCGGACTGATGATCCTCTCCAGCGACCGCGACTTCACGCTTTGGCCCAAGCCTGGCGCAAAGCTGACGGTCGACCTCGATAGGACGTCGGTCAAGATCCCCATTGTTGGCGGAGCAGGGGCCTACGCCAAAGCGACAGGGAATGACTGAGAAAGAGGATTGGCGTCCGGAGGCGCTTCGTTAAGGCCATTCGGTCCCCTCACCCGGTTCGCTGACGCTCCCCGATGGAACCGGGGCAGGCACGGACCTCTCCCCAGCGGGGAGAGGTGGCCTCTAGATGGAACGGTATGACGGCGTTCCTCCCCAGCCCAGCCGATGACAGCGATGATTCGGGGCGCCACCCGTTTGTTTGGTGCGCCAAGAGGTCAGGAGCGTCCAGCCACTGAACAACCCATTGGGCGCCGGCATGGCGTCGCCGATGTGTCCGGAGCGATCTGTCACCCAAGTGTCCGGTAGGGGCAGAAGAGCGAAATGGCGACCCCGGAGGGATTCGAACCCCCGACGCCCTCCTTAGGACGGAGGCGCTCTATCCTCTGAGCTACGGGGCCGCGCTGCATAAAGGTACCCGCAACGCATCGGTAACTCAACGCGCGCGCAAAGGGCTCACGAGGTTTCCTTAACGAGCGACAAGACCTGTCGGAACCGCAAGTGCTGGGCCGAACCGAGCCATTCATAGACCGCCGACTCGCTATGAACCAGGACCGCCCCGGCCCGCTCCATCCGACGGAGCCCTAGTTCATGCCGATCTTGGGACCGCGCCCCAGTTGCGTCCGAAACGACGAACACACGATGGCCCATCCTGAGCAGGTCGAGGACGGTCTGCAGAACGCAAATGTGGGTCTCTATGCCGGCAATCACGAGTTGCTTCGGCGCCAACGCGACGAGCTCGGCCTGAAGTGCGGCGCACCCACAGCAAGAGAAGGTCATCTTGGGAAGTGGCCCGCGTTCCAGGTGGATCCGCAGCTCGGGGACCGTCTCCCCCAAGCGCGAGGGGTTCTGCTCTGTCGCCATAACAGGAATACCGAGTTCTTTTGCCGCGCGGCACAGGAACTGCGCCTTTCGAACCATCTCAACCCCTCCGTGGATCTCGGGGACAAGGCTGGGCTGGACGTCGATCAGGAGGATTGCAGTACCTTCAGCGGAGCAGAGCTCGGGTTCCACAGTGAGGATTATGGAGCTTTGAACCCCTCGTTGAATTGACGTATCGCGCACAAGTGAGTAGAATAGGAAAGCTCAAGGGACTGAGCGCCTCGCGTTTCCGTCCCAGTTACGGAGGTTCGAATTAGGATGAAGCGACTGCAAGGGCTCATTTCGGTTGGTGCGCTGGCTCTGATGACGGGTTCGGCCATGGCTCAGATCGAAAACTTCGATCCCACACCCTACAACTTCTCATTCCGCTTTGGCATCGTGATGCCCGGCACTGACCCCCTTCGCGAAATCGAGAACAATTGGCTCTCGATCGGCATCGACTACACCTTCTCCAAACAATACGTCAAGGGTTCTGAGACCTACCTATCGATCGATTGGATCGGCAAGTCAGGGTCGGGCGAGAAGGGAAGCTACTGGCCGATTCTCGTGAACCAGAAGTTCTTCACCGCCGGCCAAGAAGACGCCCGAACGTATATCACAGTTGGCGTTGGCGTGGTGAACTTCAACGTGTCTTCGTCGGATACGGTGTTCGGTGGCAGGCTCGGCTTTGGCGTCGAACTCAGCCGACAGATCTTCGCGGAAGCGAGTTACTTCGCCAGCGATGCGGCGAAGGGCGGCCTTCGGGCGCAGAGCTTTGGCGCCTATATCGGCTACCGATTCTAGTTTGTTCGGCCTATCGAAGCCAGCTTCGATTGGCCGAATCGCATTGGATTCCACTATCGTCTGTACTTGTTGCTATTACGGAGAAAAAACATGAAAAAGCTATCCTTGCTGGTCGCGGCTGCTGCAGGGCTTGC
The genomic region above belongs to Armatimonadota bacterium and contains:
- a CDS encoding hydrolase, translated to MEPELCSAEGTAILLIDVQPSLVPEIHGGVEMVRKAQFLCRAAKELGIPVMATEQNPSRLGETVPELRIHLERGPLPKMTFSCCGCAALQAELVALAPKQLVIAGIETHICVLQTVLDLLRMGHRVFVVSDATGARSQDRHELGLRRMERAGAVLVHSESAVYEWLGSAQHLRFRQVLSLVKETS